In the Malus domestica chromosome 16, GDT2T_hap1 genome, one interval contains:
- the LOC103452674 gene encoding uncharacterized protein, which translates to MWLVYVCDEEEKELGRQQAPGACPYCGGKVQAVDVEAQRKLCFLPLCFKIKRKYFCTLCSRRLVLYY; encoded by the coding sequence ATGTGGCTGGTGTACGTGTGCGacgaggaggagaaggagctgGGGAGGCAGCAAGCTCCTGGAGCATGCCCGTACTGCGGAGGAAAAGTGCAGGCGGTGGATGTCGAGGCTCAGCGGAAGCTTTGCTTTCTGCCCTTGTGCTTCAAGATCAAGAGGAAGTACTTCTGTACTCTCTGCTCCAGGCGCTTGGTCCTGTACTACTAG